CCGCGGAAGTGCCGCAGCTGTTCTGCAACGCGGTGTGGCCGTCCGAGCGCGGCATCGAAGCGACGCTGTCCTTCACCAAGCCGTACCGCAACGCGTGGCTGGGCCACCAGGTGGCGAAGCGGCCCGGCAGGCCGCCGGAGGGGCTGAAGGAGGCGGGCGCCATCATGCGCGACCTCTACCTGCGCACCTTCGAGCACCCGCAGAGCGACCCGGACTTCCACTGGGTGGTGGCCTACGTGGAGGCCCTCAACCCGTGGATCAACAAGGCGCACGTGAAGTACGCGCAGCGTCAGATGGAGGCCGGTTCGTCCCTGGCCTACACGCGGAAGATCCAGAAGATGAAGGCCTTCAGCAATGAGCTGACCGGCCGCGTGCACCCGTACACGGTGGGTCCCGCCACCGCGAGCGAGCTGAGCCTGCTGGCGGCGACCATCGCCCAGCAGTTCCCCGAGTGCTACGTGCAGTCGTTGGACCTCACCCGCGACCGGCTGGACATGGGGCCCGTCACGGCGAAGTGGAAGAGCTTCGGCATGGAGCGCGAGCGTACCGTCCTGGTCGCCCGCCGCGATGGTGTCCCCCACGCCGCCGCCGTGGTGGAGCTGGGCCAGCTGGGCGCGAACCTCTTCCGCCTGCTGGACAACACGCGCCTTTTCTCCCTGCTGGGGGATGGCCCGCGCGCGTACTCGGCGCTCCTGGACGCCGCGCGCCGCTGGTACGCCGCGCGCAACCGCCCCTCCTTCCTCTATCTGCGCGAGGACGAGGGCGGCGACTACGTGCAGGAGTGCGGCCTGCACGACGGGCCGGATCCCTACCTGTGGATCATCTCCGCCAAGCTCGTTCCGGACTTCCTGGAGCACATCAGCGAACTCACCATCGGGCGCCGTGGTGCCCACTCCCGTTGAGGATTCCCCCCATGACCAAGCCCCTCGTCGAAGAGCAGTACCTCCCCCACGTCACCGACGTCCGTCACCTGCTGGCGACCGGTCCTCACGTGACGACGCTGCTGGACCCCAACGTGGAGCCCGCCCTGCTGGAGGCCTTCCTCATCCAGTTGTGTGCCCTGGGCGTCTACATGACGGAGCCCGTGGACGGGTGGATCCGCCGCGCCGGTGAGGCGTGTGTGAAGGCGGGGATGGTGGACGTGGGCGAGAAGCTCATCACCCACGCCAAGCACGAGGCCGGTCACCACCTGATGATGGTGGAGGACACGAAGAACCTGGTGGCCAGCTGGAACGCGCGCCGCTTCCCCAAGCTGGACGCGGAGGCCCTGATGGCGCAGGCCCCCACCCGGGCCATGCAGGAGTACCGGGAGATCCACGAGGAGACCATCGCCGGCCCCATGCCGGGCGGCCAGGTCGCCATCGAGTACGAGATTGAAAACCTGTCGGTGGTGTTCGCGCCCCGGCTGATCGAGCAGTGCAAGGCCGTGCTGGGCCCGGACGTGATGAACTCGCTGTCCTTCATCAAGGAGCACGTGGAGCTGGACGTGGGCCACACCGCGCTCAACGAGGTCATGCTCAACAAGCTGCTGGGCCAGAAGCCCGAGCACGCGGCGACCATCGCGAAGACGGGCGCCCGTGCCCTGGACATCTACCTGCGCTTCTACGGCGACTGCATGGCGAAGGCGAAGCAGCTGCTCCAGTCCGCCGCCGCCTGAAGAAGCCTCAGGCCCCGAGCTGCGCCGCCCGCCGGGAGTTGCGGTTGCCCCAGCGGGTGAGCGGGCGGACGGCCTGCTTCAACGAAGCATGGACCTGTGCGACGCCCGCGCTGTTCGTGGCCGCGTAGACGTAGCGGTCCGGGCGCAGGACGACCAGGTCCGAGCCGTGCTGGGCGAACCACTCGCCCAGCTTGCCCTCCAGGTCCACCACCTCGCCGGAGCGGCCCGCGCCGGAGCGCGCCGCCGGCGCCACGGACAGCCACACGCCGCCGATGTCCTCCGCCAGCGCCCTGGCGGCCTGCTGGACGTCCGCGGGCGCACCCGGCCGCGTCAGCACCGCGAAGCGGTGGCCGATGACGTCATCCAGCGGGCGCTCCCCTTCCTCGCCGTGCTCCACGCGCGGCTGCGGGAAGTAGGCGCCCTCCGCGGCCTGCTTGGACTTGCCGCGCTTGCCGCCGAAGAGGAACCCCTCCGCGTGGAAGAGGTTCGGCTTCATCTTGTACTCGCGGATGAAGGGGCCGGTGACGGGCATGTGGTACAGCAGCTTGATGAAGGCGTTGCGCGCGCGGGCCATGAACGGGCCGCCCGACGCCAGCATCGACCCCAGCGAATCCGACAGGCGCATCATCTCCGCGGCGTGCGGCCGGCGCTCCACCTCGTAGGTGTCCAGCAGCGACGCGTCCGCCGCGCCGCCCAGCACGTGCGCCAGCTTCCAGGTGAGGTTCGCCGCGTCGCGCAGGCCGGAGCACAGGCCCTGCCCCAGGAACGGCGGCATCAGGTGCGCCGCGTCTCCGAGCAGGAACACCCGGCCCACGCGCCACTTCTCCGCCATGCGGCTGTGGTAGGCGTAGAGGTTGACGCTCTTCACCTTCACGGTGTCCGGATCGATGAAGGGCGCGATGATGCTGCGCACGTACTCGGGGGTCTTCACGTACTCCAGGTCCTGCCCCGGCTTCACCACCGTGTCGAAGCGAATCTCGTCGTGCGCGGTGCGCGTCACGATGCCCACGCGCTCCGGGCCGCAGGGGTAGTAGGTGAAGTCCGGCGCGGACGACTGCGTCTCCACGGAGATGGCCAGCGCGTGCTCCAGCGCCGTGGTGCCCTCCAGCTTCAGGCCCAGCCGGCGGCGGATGCCGCTCTTGGCGCCGTCGCACGCGAGCAGGTAGCGCGCGCGCACCGTCATCGTGCGGCCGTTGACGTTGTCCTTCACGCGCACGGACACGCCTTCGTCGTCCTGCATGAAGGATTCGACTTCGTGGCCGCGCCACATGCTGACGTGCGCGAAGCGCTCCAGGCCGCGGTGCAGCGCCGCCTCCATGCGGGGCTGGTTGAAGAGCGAGCCGATGGGGTGGCCGTTGGGGCGCTCCACCTTGGTGAAGTCCACCTCGGCGAGCATCCGCATCTCATCGTCCACGTAGGTCATCTTCAGGCACGGGTGGAAGCCCGGCCCCAGCTCGCCCGTGAGACCCGCGGACTGGAAGATGCGCTGCGCTTCGTCGTCCGCGTTGATGGCGCGGGACTGCGTGTGCGCGGTGGTCTCCTTCTCGATGACCACGGTGCGCAGGCCGTACTGGCCGAGCAGGTTCGCAGCCATGGCACCCACCGGGCCGCTTCCGACGACGATCACATCAACAGATTCCGGAGCCATTACTCCCTCCCGTTGTGTGCCAGCTGATCCGTTTTGAACCGAGCGACCGAGCGACCGAGCGACCGAAGCCCCCCTCGGTCGTAAGTAATAATACCTATAAACTCCGGCAACCCCACTCCGGATACGCTGTTTCAACGCGTTCCTGGCTGCCTGCCCCCGAGTCAGAAACACCCGGTCTGCGTCATCCCGACCGCCTGATAATCAAACGCACCCCTCCAGAAACCTTGCAGGGCTGATCAGCACTCGCGGTCCGCTGTCTGCCTTTCGCACAGTGATTTCCTGCAAGGCTTCAAAGTTTCGCGGAGGCGGCAGGAATTGTGCGGACTGAAGGGATTCTCGAGGCGGCGGATGTGTGCCAATGCCCCTGGAACGCGCCCCTTGTACGTCGCTCCGGACTGCGGGACAGTGCGGGAGTTGTCTCCCCCCTGAGCCCCTTGGAGCGCCCAGCGATTATGCCCAGACTGCAACTTTTTGAATTAGAGGATCAGCCCTGGTTCCCGAAGGTGCTGCGCCGGGGGGTGACGGACTTCCTCGCGTACGTGTGGAGCCTGTCGGATGACCGCTATTCGGAGTTCGTGAAGCGGCTCAAGGGCGCGATGGCGGCGATGGGCGAGACGCAGCTGTTGGACATGGCGTCCGGCAGCGCGGGGCCGGTGCCGAAGCTGCTGGAGATGTTGGAGTCGCAGGAGGGCTACCAGGCCACGGCGCTCCTGACGGACCTGTACCCGGAGGTCTCCGCGTTCGAGAAGGCGAAGGCGGCGAACCCGGGCCGCATCGACTACGTGACGACGCCAGTGGACGCGACGGCGGTGCCCGCGACGTACAAGGGCTTCCGCATCATGTGCAATTCGTTCCACCACCTGCCGCCGGACATGGCGCGCAAGGTGCTGGCGGACGCCGTGGCCCAGCGCCGGGGCATCGCCATCATGGAGCTGGTGGAGCGGCGCGGGCCGGCCATCGCGATGACGGCGGCGGCGCTGATCAACGTGCCGCTGACGACGCCGTTCATCCGCCCCGTGCGCGCGGACCGGCTCGCCCTCACCTACCTCATGCCGCTCATCCCCATCGCGGCGGCGTTCGACGGCGTGGTGTCCTGTCTGCGCACGTACTCCGTGGAGGAGATGCGCGAGCTCACCCACGGCCTGAGCGACGACTACATCTGGGAAATCGAGCGGCTCACCAACCCGGGGAACCCCTTCGGCATGATGATGCTCATTGGCCGACCCGCCACCCCCTCGCAGGCCTGAGTGGCCTGTCAGCAGGAGGTCACTGACGCCCCGGGCCGACGCGGGGCGTCGTGATTTCCTGGTTTGAAGGGGGTTCAATGGCCGCTCCTTCAACGAGGAGCAGGCTCATGGAATGGCTCGAATTCAAGCGCTGGTCTCCCGAAGTCCAGCACGCGCTGGCACTGCAGGCGGCCCGGTTGGGCCAGACGGCGATGCACGCCGAGCCGCCGCGGCCGTCCGCGACGATGCTCGCCGCGCACCGCCTGTGCACGCTGCTGCGCCAGTATCCGCGCACCAACCCCTGGGGACACCCCGCGTCGGAGTGCTGAGACGCGGGCTCTGAAGCACCCGGCCCGTCCGTGGGGGCACCACGGGCGGGGCGGGAGCTTTGAAGGTGGCTTTCAGGTCCCGGTGGGGGTCCAGTTCACGCGCAGGTGCTGGATGGTGCGGATGGTCAGCGACTGCGTGTGGCCGAAGTCCGGGTTCTCCTCCAGCTTCAGGTCCGGGAGCTGATCCAGCAGCAGGTTGGTGGCGATGAGCGCCTCCAGCCGCGCGAGCGGCGCCCCGATGCAGAAGTGGATGCCCCGGCCGAAGCCCAGGTGCGTCGGGTGGTGCCGGGAGATGTCGAAGTGGTCGCCGTCCGCGAGCAGCGCGGCGTCACGGCTTCCGGACGCGTAGAGCAGGAGCAGCCGCGAGCCCTTGGGCAACGCGACGCCCGCGAGCTCCACGTCCTCCATGGTGGTGCGGATCATCCCGTGCGCCACGGAGTCAAAGCGCAGCGTCTCCTCGATGAGGTGCGGCACCAGCGAGCGGTCCTCGCGCAGCTTCTGCCAGAGGCCGGGCTGGAGCAGGGCCTGCTTCCAGCACTGGGCGAGCAGCGCCGTCGTCGTTTCGTGGCCCGCCGCCAGCATGCTTCCGGCGATGGCGATGATCAGCTCCGGCAGCGTGAGCGCTTCGCCGTCCGCGTCGGTGGTGACCAGGTAGCTGATCAGGTCGTCGCGGGGTTCGTCCGTGCGGTCGCGGATGAGGCGGGCGACGTAGTGCTGGAAGGTGACCCAGCTGCGGGCGAGCGGCGGCTGCTCCTCCGCGGGGACGCGGGTGAAGATCATCCGGAAGAAGTCGTCACACCAGCGCTTGATGTCCGCCATGTCCTCCTGGGGAACACCCGCCATGCCCAGGATGACCCGCACGGGCAGCGGGTACGCGAACTCCGTCACCAGGTCCGCGTGCCCCTTGCGCGCGAAGGCCTGGATGAGCTCCTCGGAGACGGCGCGGATGGGGGCTTCCTGCGCGGCGATGCGCTGGGCGGAGAAGCCGCGCCCCAGCAGCTTGCGCAGCCGGGTGTGCGCGGGCGGATCCGAGTTGATCAGGCTGTCCGCCAGGGGGTAGCCCTCGGCGAGCACGGCGAGCGTCGCTGGAGCCAGCACCGACCCCATGTTGCCCAGGTCCGCCGACGAGTAGCGCGTCGGATCCTTGAGCACGTGGCAGATGTCCTCGTAACGGCTCACCAGCCACATCCCCAGCATGGGGTTGTAGCTGACGGGCGCGTCCTGTCTCAGCTGCGCGTAGAACGGATGTGGATCCTCGACGTGCGGTCCCGCGAACGGGTTGTACTGGGCACCCAGATGGGGGCACTTCATCGCGCCAGCGGCTTTGCTGGCGTGCGCATCGATGTGGATCGCCTCGGACTGCCCATCCACCTTCACTGCTTCCACTGCGGTACTCACCGTGAGCTTCCTCTCAGGATCCCCCCACAGCGGAATATTATAACCCAACCTGACAGGTCTACTCAGCGAGTCCTGCGAACCCCATCCATCAGGAATTCAGCGTTGCTAGGACCCAGGCTGATACGGGGGATGAGACCGGGCGTGTTTCCTTAGGACGGGGCGCTCCACCTTGCTCATGGCGTTCCGCGGCAGTGTTTCAATTGCGACAAAGCGAGTGGGCACCTTGAAGCGCGCCAGGGACTGGCGGCACCAGGCGTCCAGGTCGTCCGGGAGGGCGTGGCCGGGGCGCAGGACGACGAAGGCCACGGGGAGCTCGCCCCAGTGGGAGTCCGGCACGCCGACGACGGCGGACTCCAGGACGGCCGGGTGGTTGGCGAGGACGGCTTCGATTTCGGCCGGGTAGAGGTTCTCCCCTCCCCGCACGATGAGGTCCGTGCGGCGCGACAGGAGGGTGAGGCGCCCCTTCGCGTCCAGGACGCCCACGTCGCGGGTGCGCAGCCAGCCGTCATGGAAGGCGTCGCGCGTGGCCTCGCGCTGGCGCCAATAGCGGGCCATGAGCGTGGGGCCGCGGACCTCCACGTCCCCTTCCTGGCCTTCACCGAGCGTCTCACCGTCCGTCCCCACGATGCGGACCTCCAGTCCCGGGAGGGGCGGACCCGCGGTGCGGCCATCCGCTTCGCCGGGGCGTTCGGTGGTGACCTGGGAGCAGGCCTCGGTGAGGCCGTAGGTCTGGAGGGCCAGGAGTCCCGCGGCCCGTGCCCTCGTGAGTAGGGCCGTGGGGACGGGACCTCCGCCGATGAGCGCGCATTGGAAGGTCGCGGGCAGCCTGCGGTCCTGTCGCGCGTCCAGCACACGCTCCAGCGTGGTGGCGACGAAGCTGGCGTGGGATGCGCCCTCCGTGTCGATGGCGCGGTTGACGGCATCCGCGTCGAAGCGCTCGTGCAGGAGGAGGCAGCCACCCTCGTAGGCGGTGCGCGTGAGCATGGCCAGGCCGCCAACGTGGAACAGGGGCAGCGTGCCCAGCCAGCGCGGCGCGGGGTGCGCGCCCAGGTTCGCCGCGGAGGCGCGGCATGAGGCACGGAAGGCACCTTCCGTGAGCACGACGCCCTTGGACCGCCCCGTCGTCCCGCTGGTGAAGAGGATGACCCGGGCCGTGTCCGCGTCCCAGGTGCGCTCGGGCACGGAGCTGGCCGTCACGCCGTCGGGGACGGACTCCAGGACCACTGCTTCCGGGAGCCGGTCCCTGAGGGTGCCAAGCGCCAGCGTGAGCCGGGGCTCGACATCTTCCAGCAGGGGCATCAGCTCCGCCGGAGTGAGCCGGGCGTTGAGCGGCGCGAATATCGCGCCCAGGCGGCCCAGCGCCCAGAAGAGGAAGGTCACCGCCGGGTGACTCGTGGACAGCAGGGCCACGCGTTGCCCCTGGTCCACGCCTCGCGCGGCCAGGGCCTCCGTCCAGCGCGTCACCTCTTCATCCAGCGCGCGGAAGGTCCAGGTCTGTCCCGCGAAGCGCAGCGCCTCCGCATGGGGACGCAGCCGCGCGCCTTCGCGGATGGGGCAGTCGTAGGTCATGGCCTCACTCCTCCGAGGAGTTGGATCCGCCTCGGCGTCCGCGGGCCTTCGCGACGAAGGCCCGAGCGCATGGCTCAGTGTTCCCGGCTGAAGTCCGGGCTCAGTCCCAGCCCGGGCATGTCGCGAAGCCGCACGAGTCCCTGCCTGGGTTGATACGGATGATCCTTCGGCTCGTCCGCGAAGAGCCGCCCCACGGCGAGGCCGGAGGCCAGGTCTCCTGACGGCAGCGCGGAGGCCAGATGCGCGGCGCCCGCTCGGGCCACCACGCCATCGATGGAGCTGGTGACGTACGCGTGCATGCCCAGGCGGGCCGCGCGCAGCGCCACCACCATGGAGGGCAGCAGTCCGCCGAGCACCATCGGCTTGATCACCACCGCGCCCACCGCCGGCCCGCCGCCCAGGTCCATCGTGAGGAGCGTGCGCACCGCGGCGGGCGTGGCGAGCGTCTCGTCCGCGGCGATGATGCACGGGGCGCGGCGCTGCACCCGCCACAGCGCCTGCAGATCCTCCGGCGGCGTGGGCTGCTCCACCAGCTCCAGGTCGTACCAGCCCAGCCGATCCAGGGCGCGGTTGGCTTCGGGCTCCGTCCAGCCGCCGTTCGCGTCCAGCCGCAGGCGCACGCGGGGCCCCACCGCTTCGCGCACGGCCCGGACCCGGGCTTCGTCCACGTCCAGCGAGCGGCCCGCGACCTTCACCTTCAGCGTCTGATAGCCCTCCTCCACCGCCGCTCGCGCTTCCTGGGCCAGGGCCTCCGGTTCCTCCGCGCTCAGCAGCGCGTTCACCAGGACCTCCTGCCGCGCCTCCTCCGCGAGCAGCCAGCACAGGGGGATGCCCTTGCGCTGGGCCACCAGATCCAGCAGCGCCAGCTCCAGGCCGTGCTGCGCGGCGGGGACGGGCTCCTCCGGGTCGATGCCGCGGATCCGCGCGCCGCGCTGGCGAACCTCTTCGCTGGCGGACGGGACGAGCGTGGCTTCGACGCCCTCGATGCTGTCCTCCAGCGTCTGCCCCTTGAGGGAGCTCAGCCACCCGCGCAGCACCGTGTGGGTGATGGCCAGGGACTCCGTGCCGAACTCGGGCAGCGGCATGGCTTCACCCTGCCCGATGCGGCCCTCCTCGTCGCGCAGCCGCACGAGGAACCCGTCGCGCGTGGCGTAGGTGCCCCTCGCCGTCCGCAGGGGGTTGGCCAGCGTGAGGTGCAGCGGGGTGAGCGTCGCTTCGATGATGCGCATGACGCCCCTTCAGCGCAGGTACAGGCCGACCGCGAACAGCAGCCCGAACACCATCTGCAGCTTCGCCGTCCCGCCCAGTGCGGGGTTGAGCGCCGCGCCCTCGGCCTTCAGCATCAGCTTCAGCGGCGGCACCACCAGCGGCAGGCTCAGGAGCGGCAGGAACACCCAGGCGCTCGCGTAGCCCCTGGCGAACAGCACGAACGGCGTGACGTAGGAGGCCACCAGCAGCAGCACGTACTCCGCCCTGCCGAAGCCCTGGCCGAAGCGCACCGCCATCGTGCGCTTGCCGGCCTTCACGTCCGTGCTCGCGTCACGCTGGTTGTTCACCACGATGAGGCACGTGCCGATGGCGCCCACCGGCACCGACGCCCACCAGGCCGCCGGGCTCACGACGCCGGCCTGCACGTAGTACGTGCCCGTCACCGCGACGATGCCGAAGAAGATGAGCACGAACAGGTCGCCCAGGCCGAGGTAGGCCAGCGGAAACGGGCCTCCCGTGTACGCGTAGCCACACAGCAGCGAGGCCACCCCGATGGCCACGATGGGCCAGCCGCCCACCACCACCAGGTACAGTCCCACCAGCGTCGCCAGCGCGAAGCACCCGAGGCCCCCCAGCAGCACCGTGCCCGGCGCGATGAGCCCGCTCTGCGTCACGCGCTTGGGCCCCAGGCGCTCCTCGGTGTCCGCGCCCTTCTTGTAGTCATAGAAGTCGTTGATG
This DNA window, taken from Corallococcus coralloides DSM 2259, encodes the following:
- a CDS encoding bifunctional 3-(3-hydroxy-phenyl)propionate/3-hydroxycinnamic acid hydroxylase; the protein is MAPESVDVIVVGSGPVGAMAANLLGQYGLRTVVIEKETTAHTQSRAINADDEAQRIFQSAGLTGELGPGFHPCLKMTYVDDEMRMLAEVDFTKVERPNGHPIGSLFNQPRMEAALHRGLERFAHVSMWRGHEVESFMQDDEGVSVRVKDNVNGRTMTVRARYLLACDGAKSGIRRRLGLKLEGTTALEHALAISVETQSSAPDFTYYPCGPERVGIVTRTAHDEIRFDTVVKPGQDLEYVKTPEYVRSIIAPFIDPDTVKVKSVNLYAYHSRMAEKWRVGRVFLLGDAAHLMPPFLGQGLCSGLRDAANLTWKLAHVLGGAADASLLDTYEVERRPHAAEMMRLSDSLGSMLASGGPFMARARNAFIKLLYHMPVTGPFIREYKMKPNLFHAEGFLFGGKRGKSKQAAEGAYFPQPRVEHGEEGERPLDDVIGHRFAVLTRPGAPADVQQAARALAEDIGGVWLSVAPAARSGAGRSGEVVDLEGKLGEWFAQHGSDLVVLRPDRYVYAATNSAGVAQVHASLKQAVRPLTRWGNRNSRRAAQLGA
- a CDS encoding cytochrome P450, whose amino-acid sequence is MSTAVEAVKVDGQSEAIHIDAHASKAAGAMKCPHLGAQYNPFAGPHVEDPHPFYAQLRQDAPVSYNPMLGMWLVSRYEDICHVLKDPTRYSSADLGNMGSVLAPATLAVLAEGYPLADSLINSDPPAHTRLRKLLGRGFSAQRIAAQEAPIRAVSEELIQAFARKGHADLVTEFAYPLPVRVILGMAGVPQEDMADIKRWCDDFFRMIFTRVPAEEQPPLARSWVTFQHYVARLIRDRTDEPRDDLISYLVTTDADGEALTLPELIIAIAGSMLAAGHETTTALLAQCWKQALLQPGLWQKLREDRSLVPHLIEETLRFDSVAHGMIRTTMEDVELAGVALPKGSRLLLLYASGSRDAALLADGDHFDISRHHPTHLGFGRGIHFCIGAPLARLEALIATNLLLDQLPDLKLEENPDFGHTQSLTIRTIQHLRVNWTPTGT
- the menE gene encoding o-succinylbenzoate--CoA ligase; the protein is MTYDCPIREGARLRPHAEALRFAGQTWTFRALDEEVTRWTEALAARGVDQGQRVALLSTSHPAVTFLFWALGRLGAIFAPLNARLTPAELMPLLEDVEPRLTLALGTLRDRLPEAVVLESVPDGVTASSVPERTWDADTARVILFTSGTTGRSKGVVLTEGAFRASCRASAANLGAHPAPRWLGTLPLFHVGGLAMLTRTAYEGGCLLLHERFDADAVNRAIDTEGASHASFVATTLERVLDARQDRRLPATFQCALIGGGPVPTALLTRARAAGLLALQTYGLTEACSQVTTERPGEADGRTAGPPLPGLEVRIVGTDGETLGEGQEGDVEVRGPTLMARYWRQREATRDAFHDGWLRTRDVGVLDAKGRLTLLSRRTDLIVRGGENLYPAEIEAVLANHPAVLESAVVGVPDSHWGELPVAFVVLRPGHALPDDLDAWCRQSLARFKVPTRFVAIETLPRNAMSKVERPVLRKHARSHPPYQPGS
- the menC gene encoding o-succinylbenzoate synthase; amino-acid sequence: MRIIEATLTPLHLTLANPLRTARGTYATRDGFLVRLRDEEGRIGQGEAMPLPEFGTESLAITHTVLRGWLSSLKGQTLEDSIEGVEATLVPSASEEVRQRGARIRGIDPEEPVPAAQHGLELALLDLVAQRKGIPLCWLLAEEARQEVLVNALLSAEEPEALAQEARAAVEEGYQTLKVKVAGRSLDVDEARVRAVREAVGPRVRLRLDANGGWTEPEANRALDRLGWYDLELVEQPTPPEDLQALWRVQRRAPCIIAADETLATPAAVRTLLTMDLGGGPAVGAVVIKPMVLGGLLPSMVVALRAARLGMHAYVTSSIDGVVARAGAAHLASALPSGDLASGLAVGRLFADEPKDHPYQPRQGLVRLRDMPGLGLSPDFSREH
- a CDS encoding 1,4-dihydroxy-2-naphthoate polyprenyltransferase, with product MTTLVSTPPDAARPRPTLKTWLMAVRPKTLTAGAVPVLVGTALAYSNGVGRLLPALAALVGAVLIQIGTNFINDFYDYKKGADTEERLGPKRVTQSGLIAPGTVLLGGLGCFALATLVGLYLVVVGGWPIVAIGVASLLCGYAYTGGPFPLAYLGLGDLFVLIFFGIVAVTGTYYVQAGVVSPAAWWASVPVGAIGTCLIVVNNQRDASTDVKAGKRTMAVRFGQGFGRAEYVLLLVASYVTPFVLFARGYASAWVFLPLLSLPLVVPPLKLMLKAEGAALNPALGGTAKLQMVFGLLFAVGLYLR